The proteins below are encoded in one region of Aequorivita iocasae:
- a CDS encoding adenylosuccinate lyase, whose amino-acid sequence MLPEDLKQKLMEVDSSKTKRVEIAMWVTKKTHYVRETLQWCFAEDSELLVQSAWVLEIICEYKAKNFFKYMHLFFEKLPTIKNDSALRSCAKICEMLCHYHFMKSCGVFYEVLNKNERKIITECCFDWLITDQKVACQAPAMQCLYYLGWDNDKIWIYPELRDILITNAPHKSAGYQARARKILKKIS is encoded by the coding sequence ATGTTGCCTGAAGATTTAAAGCAAAAATTGATGGAGGTTGATAGCAGTAAAACCAAGCGCGTGGAAATTGCTATGTGGGTAACAAAAAAAACCCATTATGTTCGCGAAACACTGCAATGGTGTTTTGCTGAGGATAGTGAACTTTTGGTTCAATCCGCTTGGGTGCTGGAAATTATTTGTGAATACAAGGCAAAAAATTTCTTTAAATACATGCATTTGTTTTTTGAAAAACTCCCGACCATTAAAAATGATTCCGCCTTGCGCTCTTGTGCAAAAATTTGTGAAATGCTTTGCCATTATCATTTTATGAAAAGCTGCGGGGTATTTTATGAAGTATTAAACAAAAATGAACGAAAAATTATAACAGAGTGCTGTTTTGATTGGCTCATTACAGATCAAAAAGTAGCTTGCCAAGCTCCTGCAATGCAATGTCTTTATTATTTGGGATGGGATAACGACAAAATATGGATTTATCCAGAATTGCGAGATATTCTCATTACAAATGCCCCACACAAAAGTGCTGGGTACCAAGCCAGGGCGCGGAAAATTTTAAAAAAGATTTCATAG
- a CDS encoding ferritin-like domain-containing protein, producing MKTTHEKAKEHNHEKLVDNLQELLEKNYDAEKGFTKAMKDAENSRLKTFLQQQAAQRGRFTNELSQEIINLNEKPKDSGSFTGDLHRTWIDIKSAVSGNDDEAVLEECIRGEKASWEEYEDKLKNYNFPPKISNLLQKQASEIHTTLNRVKTLEDLADD from the coding sequence ATGAAAACAACTCATGAAAAAGCAAAAGAACACAACCACGAAAAGCTTGTAGACAATCTACAAGAACTCTTGGAGAAAAATTATGATGCCGAAAAAGGATTTACAAAGGCAATGAAAGATGCAGAAAATTCAAGATTGAAAACTTTTCTTCAACAACAAGCTGCGCAAAGAGGGCGCTTTACCAATGAGCTATCGCAGGAGATTATAAATCTCAACGAAAAACCAAAAGATAGCGGAAGTTTTACCGGCGATCTTCATCGCACATGGATTGACATTAAAAGCGCCGTATCAGGAAATGATGACGAAGCGGTTTTGGAAGAATGCATAAGAGGTGAAAAAGCAAGTTGGGAAGAATATGAGGATAAGCTGAAAAATTATAATTTTCCACCGAAAATTTCAAATCTGTTACAAAAGCAAGCATCCGAAATTCATACAACATTAAATCGTGTTAAAACGCTTGAAGATCTTGCAGACGATTAA
- the dapF gene encoding diaminopimelate epimerase: MEFTFYKYQGTGNDFVIIDNREEFFPKKNTGLVAKICDRRFGVGADGLLLLEKHPSADFKMVYYNSDGNLSSMCGNGGRCISHFAKYLGIISEEVTFEAVDGMHEATVKNDWVSLKMNNVENVNISEEYIFLNTGSPHHVEMVSNLQDFDVFTCGRNIRNKIYGNEGANVNFVEQDDAAIFSVRTYERGVENETLSCGTGVTAVAIAMFETGRTTENKVLLKTPGGQLQVRFDKIGNGYKNVYLEGPATQVFKGIWK; encoded by the coding sequence ATGGAATTTACCTTTTACAAATATCAAGGCACGGGAAACGACTTTGTGATCATCGATAATCGCGAAGAATTTTTTCCCAAAAAAAACACAGGCCTTGTGGCAAAAATCTGTGACCGTCGTTTTGGAGTGGGAGCTGATGGGCTGCTATTGCTGGAAAAGCATCCTTCGGCAGATTTTAAAATGGTTTACTATAACAGTGATGGAAATCTTAGTTCCATGTGCGGGAATGGCGGAAGGTGCATTTCGCATTTTGCAAAGTACTTGGGAATTATTTCAGAAGAAGTAACTTTTGAAGCTGTTGATGGAATGCATGAGGCAACGGTGAAAAATGATTGGGTTTCTTTAAAAATGAATAACGTTGAAAATGTAAATATTTCTGAAGAATATATTTTTTTGAACACTGGATCACCGCATCATGTGGAAATGGTCTCTAATTTACAGGATTTTGATGTGTTTACTTGCGGCAGAAACATTCGGAATAAAATCTACGGAAATGAAGGTGCAAATGTGAATTTTGTGGAACAAGATGATGCTGCCATTTTTTCAGTCCGAACATATGAACGCGGGGTGGAAAATGAAACTCTTTCCTGTGGCACAGGCGTAACTGCCGTTGCAATCGCAATGTTTGAAACCGGCAGAACTACTGAAAATAAAGTACTGCTGAAAACCCCGGGCGGCCAGTTACAGGTTCGTTTTGATAAAATTGGCAATGGCTATAAAAATGTGTATTTGGAAGGGCCGGCAACGCAAGTTTTTAAAGGAATCTGGAAATGA
- a CDS encoding glyceraldehyde-3-phosphate dehydrogenase, with the protein MSFDDVYEKELSFQTDRRKAAVEFIKIISDLWYDKSIELVLFRNQLIDRNVSEILNLHEYAGEFVQKPISIFDSVEIAQAIKTLDLPPAKLDIGKLTYEFHLEDDKYSNALSFVSDKLKDAKETKNIVPKDVVLYGFGRIGRLLARELMTRTGKGNQLRLRAIVVRGKMDQTVLDKRASLLQYDSVHGDFPGTVRTDLENSALIINGTTVHIISANNPEDIDYTQYGIEDALVIDNTGAFRDDKELSRHLKSKGASKVLLTAPGKGVPNIVHGVNQNDYDPNKVDIFSAASCTTNAITPILKAVEDSFGVVRGHLETIHAYTNDQNLVDNMHSKYRRGRAAALNMVITETGAGSAVAKALPVLAGKLTSNAIRVPVPNGSLVVLNLELATPTTLDGINSTMKKYALEGDLVEQIKYSLSNELVSSDIVGSSAPAIYDSNATITTEDGKNVVLYVWYDNEYGYSHQVIRLAKYIAQVRRYTYY; encoded by the coding sequence ATGAGTTTTGATGACGTTTATGAAAAAGAACTTTCTTTTCAAACAGATCGCCGGAAAGCAGCTGTAGAATTTATAAAAATTATTAGCGACCTTTGGTACGATAAGTCCATTGAATTGGTACTTTTCCGCAACCAACTTATAGACCGCAACGTGAGCGAAATTTTAAACCTTCACGAATATGCGGGCGAATTTGTTCAAAAGCCAATCTCAATTTTTGACTCTGTTGAAATTGCACAGGCTATCAAAACGTTAGACCTTCCACCGGCAAAACTGGACATCGGCAAGCTTACTTATGAGTTTCATTTGGAAGATGACAAATACTCAAACGCCCTTTCCTTTGTTTCCGATAAATTAAAGGATGCCAAGGAAACCAAGAACATTGTTCCAAAAGACGTGGTGCTTTATGGCTTTGGAAGAATTGGCCGCTTGCTGGCCCGAGAGCTTATGACCCGTACGGGGAAGGGTAATCAATTACGCCTTCGTGCTATTGTAGTGCGCGGAAAAATGGATCAAACCGTTTTGGACAAAAGAGCATCCTTATTACAGTATGATTCTGTACACGGTGACTTTCCTGGAACAGTGCGTACCGATCTTGAAAACAGTGCTTTGATTATTAATGGAACAACAGTTCACATCATTTCTGCAAACAATCCAGAGGATATCGATTACACACAATACGGAATTGAAGATGCGTTGGTAATTGACAACACGGGTGCTTTCCGCGATGATAAGGAATTGAGTCGTCATCTAAAATCCAAAGGAGCTTCAAAAGTATTGCTTACCGCTCCCGGAAAAGGCGTACCCAATATTGTACACGGTGTAAACCAAAACGATTATGACCCTAATAAAGTTGATATTTTTTCAGCAGCATCTTGCACCACAAACGCTATCACTCCTATTTTAAAAGCCGTGGAGGATTCTTTTGGAGTAGTTCGTGGGCATTTGGAGACTATCCACGCCTATACAAACGACCAGAATTTGGTAGACAATATGCACAGCAAATACCGTCGTGGCCGTGCCGCAGCATTAAACATGGTAATTACCGAAACTGGAGCCGGAAGCGCTGTGGCAAAAGCGTTGCCAGTTCTTGCCGGTAAACTTACCAGCAACGCCATTCGCGTGCCTGTTCCCAACGGCTCGTTAGTAGTTCTGAATCTTGAATTGGCCACCCCAACTACTTTGGACGGCATTAATTCAACAATGAAAAAATACGCCTTGGAGGGCGATTTGGTAGAGCAAATAAAATACTCATTGAGCAATGAATTGGTATCCAGTGATATCGTTGGTTCTTCCGCGCCCGCTATTTATGACAGTAACGCAACCATCACCACCGAAGATGGTAAAAACGTAGTGCTGTATGTGTGGTATGATAACGAATATGGCTACAGCCATCAGGTTATTCGCTTGGCTAAGTATATTGCGCAAGTTAGAAGATATACTTATTATTAA
- a CDS encoding trypsin-like peptidase domain-containing protein, producing MKQTIRLFLVALFAGAITLGGYKLFETKNHISFQPEQSTNFIPTNLSAAAAEMNTDFTDAAEKTVHAVVHVKNMSVSTQPTNIFEYFQGGGQPRARVGSGSGVIISPDGYIVTNNHVIANATNLEVTLNNNKTYTAKLIGTDPNTDIALVKIDGDEEFPFIPFGDSNNIKIGEWVLAVGNPFNLTSTVTAGIISAKARDLNQFDGNPQSFIQTDAAVNRGNSGGALVNTRGELIGINTAITSETGSYVGYSFAVPSNNARKVIEDILEYGNVQRGILGIQVGNINPQIVEKYGINDTEGVFVGGIEKGSGADKAGIKEGDIIKQLDGYKVSKFADLSGYLGSKRPNDVVEVTILRNGRERKIPVTLVKLETFSIDDLGLEVKNTSSEELKERGLKNGVTVTRALTPEIAQYKLEGIIITKINDETVNDIDDVKRIMTQRDYRSPIKMTFMDTAGNINSFIFR from the coding sequence ATGAAGCAAACGATCCGTTTATTTCTAGTAGCATTATTTGCCGGAGCCATTACACTTGGGGGTTACAAACTTTTTGAGACAAAAAACCACATTTCTTTCCAGCCCGAGCAAAGTACAAATTTTATTCCCACTAACCTTTCTGCTGCAGCTGCCGAAATGAATACTGATTTTACCGATGCTGCGGAAAAAACAGTACATGCAGTAGTGCATGTTAAAAACATGAGTGTTAGCACACAACCCACCAATATTTTTGAATACTTTCAAGGTGGCGGTCAACCCCGGGCCCGTGTAGGCAGCGGAAGCGGTGTAATCATTTCACCCGATGGATATATTGTTACAAACAACCATGTAATTGCCAACGCTACAAATCTTGAGGTTACCTTAAACAACAACAAAACCTATACGGCAAAATTGATTGGCACCGATCCAAACACCGACATTGCCCTAGTAAAAATTGATGGCGATGAAGAGTTTCCCTTTATTCCTTTTGGCGATTCAAACAATATAAAAATTGGCGAGTGGGTGCTTGCCGTTGGGAACCCTTTCAACTTAACCTCAACGGTTACCGCTGGAATAATTAGCGCAAAAGCCCGTGATTTAAACCAGTTTGACGGCAACCCACAATCCTTTATTCAAACAGACGCTGCCGTAAACCGTGGAAACAGCGGTGGTGCCTTGGTCAACACCCGTGGCGAATTGATTGGCATAAATACCGCCATTACTTCGGAAACGGGAAGTTATGTGGGGTATTCCTTCGCTGTTCCTTCAAACAATGCGCGCAAAGTGATTGAGGATATTTTGGAATACGGAAACGTGCAGCGTGGTATTTTAGGAATACAGGTAGGAAATATCAATCCACAAATTGTTGAAAAATATGGCATCAATGACACTGAAGGTGTTTTTGTAGGTGGCATTGAAAAAGGTAGCGGCGCAGATAAAGCTGGAATAAAAGAAGGCGATATTATAAAACAATTGGATGGTTATAAAGTTTCAAAATTTGCGGATCTCTCAGGGTATTTGGGTTCAAAAAGACCAAATGACGTGGTGGAAGTAACCATTCTTCGCAATGGACGGGAAAGAAAGATACCTGTAACGTTGGTAAAATTGGAAACTTTCTCCATTGACGATCTGGGGTTAGAGGTGAAAAACACTTCTTCTGAAGAATTAAAGGAACGGGGCCTTAAAAATGGTGTTACGGTTACACGCGCCCTTACGCCAGAAATAGCACAATACAAATTAGAAGGAATCATAATTACCAAAATTAATGACGAGACCGTTAATGACATTGATGATGTAAAGCGAATTATGACACAGCGTGATTATCGCTCACCAATCAAAATGACCTTTATGGATACTGCCGGCAACATAAATTCATTTATTTTCAGATAA
- a CDS encoding MBL fold metallo-hydrolase, with translation MKVEQIYTGCLSQGAYYIESNGEAAIIDPLRETKPYLDRAKNDGARIKYIFETHFHADFVSGHISLAQQTDASIVYGPNADPSFETILAKDGETFHVGNVTITALHTPGHTMESTTYLLKDESGKDYAIFSGDTLFLGDVGRPDLAQKANEVTQEDLAGILYDSLRNKIMPLADDVIVYPAHGAGSACGKNMMKETVDTLGNQKKMNYALRADMTREEFIEEVTEGLAPPPIYFPMNVKMNREGYTAFDEVIAQGTTPLSASTFEAVANETGAVVLDVRNQKDFIEGHIPRSIFIGLDGGFAPWVGALLADVEQKILLVVPSGREEEAITRLSRVGFDRALGYLQGGIEAWKAAGKEIDTLESVDAETLKKELENNAPVFDVRNDGEYSTAHLPTAKHTPLTFLNEYLKEFPVKDKFYLHCAGGYRSVIAASILKNRGIHNVVDVAGGFAAIKNADIRIV, from the coding sequence ATGAAAGTTGAACAGATTTATACAGGCTGCCTATCGCAAGGCGCATATTATATTGAAAGTAATGGTGAAGCCGCTATTATAGATCCTCTGCGCGAAACAAAGCCATATTTGGATCGTGCCAAAAACGACGGAGCCAGAATTAAATATATTTTTGAGACACACTTCCATGCAGATTTTGTGAGCGGCCATATTTCGCTTGCACAACAAACGGACGCTTCCATTGTTTATGGACCCAATGCCGATCCGTCTTTTGAAACAATCTTGGCAAAAGATGGTGAAACTTTCCACGTGGGGAATGTAACCATTACAGCTTTACACACTCCCGGCCATACCATGGAAAGCACCACCTACTTACTTAAGGATGAAAGCGGAAAGGATTATGCGATTTTTAGTGGCGACACCCTTTTTTTAGGAGATGTGGGCCGTCCAGATCTAGCGCAGAAAGCAAATGAAGTTACTCAAGAAGATCTTGCGGGTATTCTTTACGATAGTCTCCGCAATAAAATAATGCCCCTGGCGGATGATGTAATAGTTTACCCTGCCCACGGCGCAGGTTCCGCTTGCGGAAAAAATATGATGAAAGAAACTGTGGATACGCTTGGTAACCAAAAGAAAATGAATTATGCCCTTCGGGCCGATATGACCCGGGAAGAATTTATAGAGGAAGTAACTGAGGGGTTGGCGCCACCTCCCATTTATTTTCCCATGAATGTTAAAATGAACAGGGAGGGGTACACCGCTTTTGACGAAGTAATAGCTCAGGGAACCACGCCCTTGAGTGCTTCTACATTTGAAGCAGTTGCGAATGAAACCGGCGCGGTGGTACTGGATGTTCGTAACCAAAAAGATTTTATAGAGGGGCATATTCCAAGATCAATATTTATAGGATTGGATGGTGGTTTTGCTCCGTGGGTAGGTGCTCTATTGGCAGATGTGGAACAAAAAATTTTATTGGTAGTTCCTTCAGGAAGGGAAGAAGAAGCCATTACCAGGCTTTCACGTGTAGGTTTTGATAGAGCTCTGGGCTATTTGCAAGGCGGAATAGAAGCTTGGAAAGCTGCCGGAAAAGAAATAGATACTTTAGAATCTGTTGATGCGGAGACTTTGAAGAAAGAGCTAGAAAACAATGCCCCAGTTTTTGATGTTCGAAATGACGGCGAATATTCCACGGCACATCTTCCAACCGCCAAACATACCCCTCTCACATTTTTAAATGAATATTTAAAGGAGTTTCCTGTGAAAGATAAATTCTATTTGCATTGTGCCGGCGGATATCGTTCTGTGATCGCGGCTTCAATTTTAAAAAATAGAGGCATTCATAATGTTGTGGATGTTGCGGGTGGTTTTGCAGCAATAAAAAATGCAGACATCCGTATAGTTTAA
- a CDS encoding GNAT family N-acetyltransferase: MITLKGEHIFLRALEPSDLDFLYNLENDETLWEVSNTTTPYSKYILKQYLENSHRDIYDVKQLRLVICKNDDEAAVGFIDLFEFDPKNKRVGVGIVIFSEKEKRKGHASEALKLTCDYAFKHLNVHQIFAGITTENEGSIKLFEKAGFEKSGIKKDWVFSEGKYKSEYFYQLIPNSKFQIPNSKSQIPNS, encoded by the coding sequence ATGATTACATTAAAAGGAGAACATATTTTTTTACGTGCCTTGGAACCTTCCGATTTGGATTTTCTATATAATCTGGAGAATGATGAAACCCTTTGGGAAGTAAGCAATACCACCACACCCTATTCCAAATATATTTTGAAACAATACCTTGAAAACAGCCATCGCGATATTTATGATGTAAAGCAATTACGATTAGTGATTTGCAAAAATGACGACGAAGCGGCTGTGGGCTTTATAGATCTTTTCGAGTTTGACCCCAAAAACAAAAGGGTAGGGGTTGGGATCGTTATTTTTTCTGAAAAAGAAAAAAGAAAAGGGCATGCTTCGGAAGCATTAAAACTAACCTGCGATTATGCTTTTAAACATTTGAACGTACACCAAATATTTGCTGGAATAACAACCGAAAACGAAGGAAGCATCAAACTTTTTGAAAAAGCTGGTTTTGAAAAAAGCGGCATTAAAAAAGACTGGGTTTTTTCTGAAGGAAAATACAAATCTGAATACTTTTATCAATTAATTCCAAATTCCAAATTCCAAATTCCAAATTCCAAATCCCAAATCCCTAATTCCTAA
- a CDS encoding T9SS type A sorting domain-containing protein, with the protein MKKLLPIFAIALFSIASIAQTARVQVIHNSADAAAAEVDVYINTDLALDDFAFRTATPFLDLPAGVEINIGIAPGNSTDVGDVLLTVPVTLTADEKYIVVADGIVSPTGYNPAPPLTLQVYPMAREMASNPANVDILVHHGSTDAPTVDVVETGVGAGTIVDDISYTEFQGYLELPTADYVVEIRDASGTVGVAAYQAPLATLGLDGAALTVLASGFLDPSQNSNGPQFGLFVASPLGGDLLELPSAPLGVNEFSDASFSIYPNPVNDRLYISANNIDLSQYSVAITDMLGRILTNDVLNIDNTVKVDNLSEGIYNLTILDGNRIVISKKFVKN; encoded by the coding sequence ATGAAAAAATTATTACCAATCTTTGCAATTGCATTATTTTCAATTGCTTCAATTGCACAAACAGCTCGTGTACAAGTGATACACAACTCAGCCGATGCGGCTGCAGCAGAAGTGGATGTTTATATAAACACTGATTTAGCGTTAGATGATTTTGCTTTTAGAACAGCAACACCTTTTCTTGATCTTCCAGCAGGTGTAGAAATTAATATTGGCATCGCACCCGGAAATAGTACCGATGTAGGCGATGTGTTATTAACAGTGCCCGTAACACTTACGGCCGATGAAAAATACATTGTCGTGGCAGACGGAATTGTTAGTCCAACAGGTTACAACCCTGCACCTCCATTGACTTTGCAGGTTTATCCAATGGCCCGTGAAATGGCTTCAAACCCAGCAAATGTGGATATATTGGTACATCACGGTTCTACAGATGCTCCAACTGTGGATGTGGTTGAGACTGGCGTAGGCGCAGGGACCATTGTGGATGATATAAGTTATACTGAATTTCAAGGATACCTTGAATTGCCTACCGCAGATTATGTGGTTGAAATAAGAGATGCAAGTGGCACGGTGGGGGTAGCTGCTTACCAAGCTCCTTTAGCAACTTTGGGTCTTGATGGCGCAGCATTGACCGTATTGGCATCTGGATTTTTGGATCCTTCACAAAATTCAAACGGTCCGCAGTTCGGTTTGTTTGTGGCAAGCCCCCTTGGTGGTGACCTTTTGGAGCTTCCATCTGCACCCTTAGGAGTAAATGAGTTTAGTGATGCATCTTTCTCAATCTATCCAAACCCTGTAAACGATAGACTGTATATTAGTGCAAATAATATAGATTTAAGCCAATATTCCGTAGCTATAACAGATATGCTTGGGAGGATACTTACAAATGATGTATTAAACATTGATAACACTGTGAAAGTGGATAACTTAAGTGAAGGAATTTATAACCTTACGATTTTAGACGGAAATAGAATAGTGATTAGTAAGAAGTTTGTTAAAAATTAA
- a CDS encoding M28 family metallopeptidase: MKVLFFAIFSSIVFSCNSAQNATAQKKDNVAYAKTITAEDLQKHLYVYAGDAMEGRMTGTKGQKLAAEYIRNFYMDEGIESPIEKNNYYQNIPQSYFEGRKDPKSSENVVAFIKGSEKPDEIIVISAHLDHVGMDSKGNVFNGADDDGSGTVAILEIAQAFQKAVKDGNGPKRSILFLHVTGEEIGLYGSRYYTENPLFPLENTVCNLNIDMIGRIDPEKKDSPNYIYLIGSNKLSQELQDVSSEVNEKYTQLELDYKYDDPNDPNRFYYRSDHYNFAKNNVPIIFYFNGVHEDYHKITDTPDKIEYDLMEKRARLIFYTAWEIANREKRIIADKL, translated from the coding sequence ATGAAAGTATTATTTTTCGCGATTTTTTCATCCATCGTATTCTCGTGCAATTCTGCCCAAAATGCAACTGCTCAGAAAAAAGACAATGTAGCGTATGCCAAAACCATAACCGCCGAAGACCTTCAAAAGCATTTATATGTTTATGCAGGTGATGCCATGGAAGGACGTATGACGGGAACCAAGGGGCAAAAATTAGCTGCCGAATACATCCGTAATTTCTATATGGATGAAGGAATAGAATCTCCCATTGAAAAGAACAATTATTATCAAAATATTCCCCAAAGTTATTTTGAAGGAAGAAAAGATCCAAAATCTTCCGAAAACGTAGTAGCTTTTATTAAAGGTTCAGAAAAACCCGACGAAATTATTGTAATCTCTGCCCATTTAGATCACGTTGGGATGGATAGCAAAGGCAATGTTTTCAACGGTGCAGATGATGATGGAAGCGGAACGGTTGCAATTTTGGAAATAGCCCAGGCCTTTCAAAAAGCTGTTAAAGATGGCAATGGACCCAAACGCTCCATCCTTTTTCTTCACGTAACGGGAGAGGAAATTGGTCTGTATGGTTCCAGATATTATACTGAAAACCCTCTGTTTCCTTTGGAAAATACAGTTTGTAACTTGAATATAGATATGATTGGAAGAATTGATCCAGAAAAAAAAGATAGCCCAAACTATATTTATCTCATAGGAAGCAATAAACTGAGCCAGGAGCTGCAGGATGTCTCTTCTGAAGTAAATGAAAAATATACCCAACTAGAGCTAGATTATAAATATGATGACCCCAACGATCCCAACCGTTTCTATTACCGAAGCGATCACTATAATTTTGCGAAGAACAATGTTCCTATTATTTTTTATTTTAATGGAGTGCACGAAGATTACCATAAAATTACCGACACTCCAGATAAAATAGAATATGATTTAATGGAGAAACGCGCCCGGCTAATTTTTTATACCGCCTGGGAGATAGCCAATCGCGAAAAAAGAATTATAGCAGATAAACTTTAG
- the mltG gene encoding endolytic transglycosylase MltG, translating to MYIKKILIIIVLLGAVGMGAFAWYVYNTAFSGNTAFNNKEAHVYISTNATIDDVAEELEPLLRDTESFITIANQKKYSSNIKPGHFILKKGMTNNDIVNTLRSKNIPINVKFNNQERLQDLAGHISNQIEADSLSLLAAMRDPEFLKEVGLNEETALSLYIPNTYEFYWNSSAETFRDRMKSEYERFWNESRMQKAKKLNLSPEQVMALASIIQKETAKVDERPRVAGVYLNRLKVGMLLQADPTVIYAIKRTTDDYNQIIKRVLYKDLEIDSPYNTYKYAGIPPGPITMPDISSIDAVLNPEKHEYYYFVADVNNFGYHKFAKSLAQHNVNKAEYVRWVNSQGLNR from the coding sequence ATGTACATAAAAAAAATATTGATAATCATTGTTTTGCTCGGTGCCGTTGGGATGGGCGCATTTGCTTGGTATGTTTACAACACTGCCTTTTCTGGAAATACAGCTTTCAACAATAAAGAAGCTCACGTTTATATTTCTACCAATGCCACGATAGATGATGTGGCTGAAGAACTGGAGCCGCTTTTGAGGGATACTGAATCTTTTATAACCATAGCAAATCAGAAAAAATACAGCTCAAATATCAAACCAGGGCATTTCATTCTAAAAAAGGGAATGACCAATAATGATATTGTAAATACTTTGCGAAGTAAAAATATTCCGATTAATGTTAAATTCAATAATCAAGAGCGTTTACAGGATTTGGCTGGTCATATTTCAAATCAAATTGAAGCAGATAGCCTTTCGTTATTGGCGGCAATGCGCGATCCAGAATTTTTGAAAGAAGTAGGTTTAAATGAGGAAACAGCGCTTTCATTGTATATTCCGAATACCTATGAGTTTTATTGGAACAGTTCCGCGGAAACCTTTCGCGACCGAATGAAATCTGAATACGAACGATTCTGGAACGAGTCCAGAATGCAAAAGGCCAAAAAATTAAATCTTTCCCCCGAACAAGTAATGGCCTTGGCTTCCATTATTCAGAAGGAAACCGCAAAAGTAGATGAACGACCAAGGGTAGCGGGAGTGTATTTGAATAGATTGAAAGTGGGAATGTTGCTTCAAGCAGATCCAACGGTTATTTACGCAATAAAGCGCACCACCGATGATTACAATCAAATTATTAAAAGGGTACTTTATAAAGATTTGGAAATTGATTCTCCATATAATACATACAAATACGCTGGAATTCCGCCGGGCCCAATAACAATGCCCGATATATCTTCAATAGATGCTGTATTAAACCCAGAAAAACACGAATATTATTACTTTGTTGCAGATGTGAATAATTTTGGATATCACAAATTCGCAAAAAGTTTAGCCCAACACAATGTAAATAAAGCTGAATACGTGCGTTGGGTTAACAGCCAAGGTTTGAACAGATAA
- a CDS encoding DUF421 domain-containing protein, giving the protein MIKWFEASTTSIVAIILTAIGIYAATIIFTRLAGKRSFSKMSSFDFAMTVAIGSIIATTVLSKSVSLVQGVVGLAAVYILQISVAMVRRFKIVQTLIDNEPLLLMDGQHILYENLKKARVTETDLRSKLREANVLELSQVRAVIFESTGDIAVLHSKDEDVKLEEWLLEGVER; this is encoded by the coding sequence ATGATAAAATGGTTTGAAGCATCTACCACATCTATTGTTGCAATTATTCTTACGGCCATAGGAATTTATGCTGCCACAATCATATTTACAAGATTGGCAGGCAAACGCAGCTTTTCAAAAATGAGCAGTTTTGATTTTGCTATGACGGTGGCCATTGGCTCTATAATTGCCACTACGGTTTTATCAAAATCGGTCAGTTTGGTTCAGGGAGTGGTCGGTTTGGCGGCAGTGTACATACTCCAAATTTCAGTGGCAATGGTTAGACGGTTTAAAATTGTACAAACATTAATTGACAACGAACCCCTGCTGTTAATGGATGGGCAGCACATACTTTACGAAAACTTAAAAAAGGCAAGAGTCACTGAAACCGATTTACGCTCCAAACTTCGCGAAGCAAATGTTTTGGAGCTCTCACAGGTGCGTGCCGTAATATTTGAATCTACTGGAGATATTGCAGTGCTTCACAGTAAGGATGAAGATGTAAAATTGGAAGAATGGCTGCTTGAAGGTGTGGAGCGTTAG